A genomic region of Streptococcus suis contains the following coding sequences:
- a CDS encoding YkgJ family cysteine cluster protein, with protein sequence MTVDIERYKQLAQQKQGEHRKFLANLKKKAPKNLDRIVQDIHAEVFSEIDCTECANCCKTLGPLFTEADITRIAKHLRMKLPVFEDMYLRVDEDGDKVFQSMPCPFLGGDNLCSIYDARPKACREFPHTDRKKIYQINNLTIKNTLICPAAYLFVEKLRERI encoded by the coding sequence ATGACCGTCGACATTGAAAGATACAAGCAATTGGCCCAGCAGAAGCAAGGAGAACATCGAAAATTTCTAGCAAATTTGAAGAAAAAAGCACCTAAAAATTTGGATAGAATTGTTCAAGATATTCATGCCGAAGTATTTTCTGAAATCGACTGTACAGAGTGTGCCAACTGTTGTAAAACGTTGGGACCGCTCTTTACAGAAGCAGATATTACCCGAATTGCTAAGCATTTGCGCATGAAACTTCCAGTTTTTGAGGACATGTACTTGCGTGTGGATGAGGACGGAGATAAGGTATTTCAATCCATGCCCTGTCCCTTCCTTGGAGGCGATAATCTATGTAGTATCTATGATGCTCGTCCCAAAGCCTGTCGAGAATTTCCGCATACTGACCGCAAGAAGATTTATCAAATCAACAATTTAACAATAAAAAATACTCTGATTTGTCCCGCAGCCTATCTCTTTGTCGAAAAGTTACGGGAGAGAATTTAA
- the trhA gene encoding PAQR family membrane homeostasis protein TrhA: MNPSLKLSLKLSFGEEVANSVTHAVGALLMLVLLPITAIHSFQDYNVTAVVGMTIFVISLFLMFLSSSIYHSMPYASTHKYILRIIDHSMIYIAIAGSYTPVALSLIGGWLGYLIVGLQWGLTIFGILYKIFAKKINEKFSLFLYLFMGWLVVFILPAILQKTGLVFGILMLAGGLSYTIGALFYAKKKPYFHMIWHLFILLASALQYIAIVYFML, from the coding sequence ATGAATCCTAGTTTGAAATTAAGTCTGAAATTGTCTTTTGGCGAAGAAGTCGCAAATAGCGTCACCCATGCAGTCGGAGCCCTGCTTATGTTGGTCTTACTCCCCATTACTGCTATCCATTCTTTTCAAGATTATAACGTGACTGCTGTGGTCGGCATGACTATCTTTGTCATCAGCCTATTTCTCATGTTCCTATCCTCTTCCATCTACCACTCCATGCCCTACGCTTCTACTCACAAATACATCCTAAGGATTATCGACCACAGCATGATTTACATTGCTATCGCTGGAAGCTACACACCTGTTGCCCTATCCTTGATCGGTGGTTGGTTGGGGTATCTAATTGTTGGTTTACAATGGGGATTAACCATTTTTGGCATTCTCTATAAAATTTTCGCCAAAAAAATCAATGAAAAATTCAGCCTTTTTCTCTATCTCTTTATGGGCTGGTTGGTTGTCTTTATCTTGCCAGCCATTCTTCAAAAGACTGGACTTGTTTTCGGAATTTTGATGCTGGCTGGTGGTTTATCTTATACTATTGGAGCCCTCTTCTACGCTAAGAAAAAGCCCTATTTCCACATGATTTGGCATCTCTTTATCCTACTGGCTTCAGCACTGCAATATATCGCCATTGTCTACTTTATGTTATAA
- a CDS encoding dihydroorotase: protein MLLVKNGRVLDPQSGLDKVCDILMDGSKIVKIAESISEDVEQEVIDATGLVVAPGLVDVHVHFREPGQTHKEDIHTGALSAAAGGFTSVVMMANTSPTISNVETLKEVLDSAKKEAIHIYSVATITDHFDGQNLTDFPALLEAGAVAFSDDGIPLTNACVVRKAMKLAKEQGCLISLHEEDPDLNGVLGLNEQVAEKHFHVCGATGVAEYSMVARDVMIAYETGARVHIQHLSKAESVKVVEFVQGLGANVTAEVAPQHFSRTEDLLLTKGANAKMNPPLRLESDRLAVIDGLKSGVISVIATDHAPHHADEKNVEDLTKAPSGMTGLETSLSLGLTHLVEEGHLTLVQLLEKMTINPAKLYGLDAGYLVENGPADLVIFDPNANRLVTADFASKSANSPFVGDSLKGQVLYTIANGQIVFGK, encoded by the coding sequence ATGTTATTAGTGAAAAATGGTCGAGTATTGGATCCGCAATCCGGTTTAGACAAGGTTTGCGACATCTTGATGGACGGAAGTAAGATTGTTAAGATCGCGGAGTCGATTTCAGAAGATGTTGAGCAAGAAGTGATTGATGCGACAGGATTAGTCGTTGCTCCTGGTTTGGTTGATGTTCATGTGCATTTTCGGGAGCCTGGTCAGACCCATAAAGAAGATATTCATACAGGAGCTCTTTCTGCGGCAGCGGGTGGTTTTACTTCTGTTGTCATGATGGCTAATACTAGTCCGACGATTTCAAATGTTGAAACCTTAAAAGAAGTATTGGATTCCGCTAAAAAAGAAGCTATTCACATTTATAGTGTGGCAACCATTACAGATCATTTCGATGGGCAAAACCTGACCGATTTTCCTGCTTTGCTAGAAGCTGGAGCGGTGGCCTTTTCGGACGACGGTATTCCTTTGACAAATGCTTGCGTGGTTAGAAAAGCTATGAAATTAGCCAAAGAGCAGGGCTGTCTCATCAGCCTGCATGAAGAAGACCCTGACCTGAATGGCGTTTTGGGACTCAACGAGCAAGTAGCTGAAAAACATTTTCATGTTTGTGGAGCAACAGGCGTAGCAGAATACAGCATGGTCGCTCGCGATGTCATGATTGCCTATGAAACGGGTGCGCGTGTTCATATCCAGCATCTATCCAAAGCCGAGTCGGTCAAGGTGGTTGAATTTGTTCAAGGTCTCGGAGCAAACGTCACGGCAGAAGTAGCACCCCAACATTTTTCACGAACTGAGGACTTACTTCTAACAAAAGGTGCCAATGCTAAGATGAACCCTCCACTACGATTAGAAAGTGATCGCTTGGCTGTGATTGATGGGTTGAAATCTGGTGTTATCTCTGTCATTGCGACGGACCATGCTCCTCATCACGCGGATGAAAAAAATGTAGAAGATCTCACAAAGGCCCCATCAGGAATGACAGGCTTGGAAACCTCGCTTTCGCTTGGCCTGACTCACTTGGTAGAAGAAGGGCATCTGACACTCGTGCAATTGCTGGAGAAAATGACAATTAATCCAGCCAAGCTCTATGGTCTTGATGCTGGCTATCTTGTTGAAAATGGCCCAGCTGATCTTGTTATTTTTGACCCAAATGCAAATCGGTTGGTCACAGCGGATTTTGCCTCGAAGTCTGCTAATTCTCCGTTTGTTGGTGATAGTCTGAAAGGACAGGTCCTTTACACCATTGCAAATGGACAAATAGTATTTGGTAAATAG
- a CDS encoding rhodanese-like domain-containing protein — MQEKHEQTITLTAAELLGLIQTESVQLLDVRDPEEYSAGHIDGAINCPMDKIAALDGPVDQHYLLICKSGKRSKLAREIMSSKGYKANDIAGGMDAWDGLIVK; from the coding sequence ATGCAAGAAAAACATGAACAAACTATAACTTTGACTGCTGCAGAATTGCTTGGGTTGATACAAACTGAATCGGTGCAATTACTAGACGTTCGTGACCCAGAAGAATATTCAGCTGGTCATATTGATGGTGCTATTAATTGTCCTATGGATAAGATTGCCGCATTGGATGGACCAGTCGACCAACACTATCTACTCATCTGTAAAAGTGGAAAACGTAGCAAGCTGGCCAGAGAAATCATGTCATCTAAGGGATATAAGGCAAATGATATTGCAGGTGGCATGGATGCTTGGGACGGATTGATTGTGAAATAA
- a CDS encoding DUF1836 domain-containing protein — MKQTIPYWHELPDLDLYLDQVLLYVNQTTTSSELLEQKSLTASMINNYVKHKQLEKPIKKKYQKQQVARLIALTILKNVFSIQEISQTLNLLLQTDSSETLYNHFVDCMRNEESNDTPEIIRYACQSVKLYYKTRQLTMELERSHHES; from the coding sequence ATGAAACAAACTATTCCCTACTGGCATGAATTACCTGATTTAGATTTATATTTGGACCAAGTTCTGCTGTATGTTAATCAGACGACCACTTCATCAGAGCTATTGGAACAAAAAAGTTTGACGGCCTCTATGATAAACAACTACGTCAAACATAAACAGCTTGAAAAACCTATTAAGAAAAAATATCAAAAACAGCAAGTTGCCCGCTTGATAGCATTGACTATCTTAAAAAATGTCTTTTCCATTCAAGAAATCAGTCAGACCTTAAATCTTCTACTCCAGACAGACAGTTCTGAAACCTTATACAATCATTTTGTTGACTGCATGCGAAATGAAGAAAGCAACGATACGCCTGAAATCATTCGTTATGCCTGCCAGTCTGTTAAACTATATTACAAAACCCGTCAACTCACTATGGAGTTAGAAAGGAGTCACCATGAATCCTAG
- the nt5e gene encoding cell surface ecto-5'-nucleotidase Nt5e, translating to MKKKKILLPVMSTLLLAPFVLAQQVQAAETTTAATTTNQPATTDATATVPATSVENVATEETVVPAAEETVEAVIIHTNDVHGRILEEKNVIGDAKAAAVIEEERAKVENTIVVDAGDAFQGLPISNSTKGEDRANIMNQVGYDAMAVGNHEFDFGMDQAIKYKETLNFPLLSANTYVNGARVFEASTIVDKTPTVVGDEFVVIGVTTPETATKTHPKNVEGVTFTDPVTEVNKVIDEVEARALADNRVYKNYIILAHLGVDSTTPVEWRGSTLAEALSKNSKLAGKRVIVIDGHSHTVEATTYGDNVTYNQTGSYLNNIGKVTLKSDKLLGEASLISAADTKNVTPNAKIAALVDEIKAKYEAENAQVVIENNPVELNGDRSNVRVRETNLGNAVTDAIYAYGQTGFSNKTSLAVTNGGGLRATIAKDQPVTKGDIIAVLPFGNIVSQITVTGQQIYDMFTKSLSSTLQVNPETGEMLLDENGMPLFEASGGFLHISGANVFYDPTLPVEERVLLIGILNPETGEYDALDLEKTYYLATNDFLAAGGDGYTMLGGAREEGPSMDSVFAEYLKTADLSAYEVVNPYSRIIPVNSSIDTDEDGYPDFIEILLDTDPENPASNPETVPAENTDSPSNQVQNTSATDKKVPVDSPKVGDKKPEVASPVKTTKAGVLPNTGDQMNLTLSLFGLGLAGLAMAVGRRKEN from the coding sequence ATGAAAAAGAAAAAAATCTTGTTGCCTGTAATGTCCACACTCTTGTTGGCTCCATTTGTTTTAGCTCAACAAGTACAAGCTGCTGAGACAACGACTGCAGCTACCACAACCAATCAGCCAGCAACGACTGATGCAACTGCTACGGTACCAGCAACGTCAGTTGAAAACGTAGCAACGGAGGAAACTGTTGTCCCTGCTGCAGAAGAAACAGTAGAGGCAGTCATTATCCACACAAACGACGTTCACGGTCGCATTCTTGAAGAAAAGAATGTCATCGGTGACGCTAAGGCTGCGGCAGTCATTGAAGAAGAACGTGCCAAAGTAGAGAATACAATTGTAGTAGATGCTGGTGATGCCTTCCAAGGACTTCCAATTTCCAACTCTACAAAAGGTGAAGACCGCGCCAATATCATGAACCAAGTCGGCTATGATGCAATGGCTGTTGGTAACCATGAATTTGACTTTGGGATGGATCAAGCAATCAAGTACAAGGAAACTTTGAACTTCCCGCTATTGAGTGCTAACACTTACGTTAATGGCGCTCGTGTTTTTGAAGCTTCAACTATCGTCGATAAAACTCCAACTGTTGTAGGTGATGAATTTGTAGTTATCGGTGTAACAACACCTGAAACTGCAACAAAAACCCATCCGAAAAATGTTGAGGGAGTAACATTTACCGACCCAGTCACAGAAGTCAATAAAGTGATTGACGAAGTGGAAGCACGTGCTCTAGCAGATAATCGTGTTTACAAGAACTATATCATTCTAGCTCACCTAGGTGTCGATTCTACAACGCCTGTTGAATGGAGAGGCTCAACTCTTGCTGAAGCACTTTCTAAAAATAGTAAATTAGCTGGTAAACGTGTTATTGTTATCGACGGTCATTCCCACACGGTAGAAGCGACTACCTATGGAGATAATGTTACTTATAATCAAACAGGCTCTTACTTGAACAATATCGGTAAAGTAACCTTGAAATCCGATAAATTATTGGGTGAAGCTAGTTTGATTTCTGCCGCGGATACTAAAAATGTGACGCCAAATGCTAAAATCGCAGCCTTGGTTGATGAAATTAAAGCAAAATATGAAGCTGAAAATGCTCAAGTAGTTATTGAAAATAACCCAGTGGAATTAAACGGAGACCGCTCAAACGTGCGTGTTCGTGAAACCAACTTGGGGAATGCAGTGACAGATGCAATCTATGCCTATGGTCAAACAGGATTTTCAAACAAAACTAGCCTTGCTGTGACTAACGGTGGTGGTCTACGTGCAACAATTGCTAAGGACCAGCCTGTAACAAAAGGCGATATTATTGCTGTCTTGCCATTTGGTAACATCGTTTCCCAAATCACTGTAACTGGTCAGCAAATTTATGATATGTTTACCAAGTCTTTATCATCTACATTGCAAGTGAATCCAGAAACTGGCGAGATGCTTTTAGATGAAAATGGCATGCCACTCTTTGAAGCTAGTGGTGGATTCCTACACATTTCAGGAGCAAATGTATTCTACGATCCAACTCTTCCTGTAGAAGAACGTGTTCTTCTTATCGGTATTCTTAATCCAGAGACTGGCGAATATGACGCCTTGGATCTTGAAAAAACGTACTATTTAGCAACAAATGACTTCCTTGCTGCTGGTGGTGATGGCTACACAATGCTTGGCGGAGCACGTGAAGAAGGTCCTTCAATGGACAGCGTCTTTGCTGAATACCTAAAGACAGCTGACTTATCAGCTTATGAGGTTGTCAACCCATATTCACGTATCATTCCTGTAAATTCAAGCATTGATACGGATGAAGATGGCTACCCAGACTTTATCGAGATTTTATTGGATACTGATCCAGAAAATCCAGCATCAAATCCAGAAACTGTTCCAGCCGAAAATACAGATTCACCATCTAATCAAGTACAAAATACTTCGGCAACTGACAAGAAGGTCCCAGTTGATTCTCCAAAAGTAGGAGATAAAAAACCAGAAGTAGCAAGTCCAGTAAAAACTACAAAAGCAGGAGTCTTGCCAAATACTGGTGACCAGATGAATCTGACGCTCAGCCTGTTTGGTTTAGGTCTTGCAGGACTGGCCATGGCAGTAGGTCGTAGAAAAGAAAATTAA
- the ylqF gene encoding ribosome biogenesis GTPase YlqF produces the protein MVTIQWFPGHMSKARRQVQENIKHVDFVTILVDARLPLSSQNPMLTKIVGDKPKLMILNKVDLADPIRTKEWQSYFEGQGIRTLAINSKEQATVKKVTDAAKSLMKDKIERLRERGIQKETLRTMIIGIPNAGKSTLMNRLAGKKIAVVGNKPGVTKGQQWLKSNKDLEILDTPGILWPKFEDQEVGLKLALTGAIKDQLLPMDEVTIFGLDYFKANYPERLKERFKGMDLEMETPELIMDWTRKLGFRDDYDRFYNLFVKDVRDGRLGTYTLDKVSDLDGND, from the coding sequence ATGGTAACAATTCAATGGTTTCCGGGCCACATGTCAAAAGCTCGCAGGCAGGTGCAGGAGAACATCAAGCACGTTGATTTCGTGACTATTTTGGTCGATGCCCGCTTGCCCCTATCCAGCCAAAACCCTATGCTGACCAAGATTGTTGGCGACAAGCCCAAGCTCATGATTCTCAACAAGGTCGATTTGGCTGACCCTATTCGTACGAAAGAATGGCAGAGCTACTTTGAAGGTCAGGGCATTCGCACCCTGGCTATCAACTCAAAAGAGCAAGCGACGGTGAAAAAAGTGACCGACGCAGCCAAGAGTCTGATGAAAGACAAGATTGAACGTCTCCGCGAAAGAGGGATTCAAAAGGAGACCTTGCGAACCATGATTATTGGTATTCCAAACGCTGGAAAATCCACCCTCATGAACCGTCTGGCTGGAAAGAAAATTGCCGTTGTCGGCAACAAACCAGGTGTGACCAAGGGCCAACAGTGGCTCAAGTCCAATAAAGACCTTGAAATCCTTGATACCCCAGGGATTCTCTGGCCTAAGTTTGAGGACCAAGAAGTCGGACTGAAGTTGGCTCTGACTGGAGCTATCAAGGACCAACTCTTGCCTATGGACGAAGTGACTATTTTTGGCTTGGACTATTTCAAAGCAAACTATCCAGAACGCCTAAAAGAGCGATTCAAGGGTATGGATTTGGAGATGGAAACGCCTGAACTCATTATGGACTGGACAAGAAAACTAGGCTTCCGTGATGATTATGACCGTTTTTACAACCTCTTTGTCAAGGATGTTCGAGACGGGCGTTTGGGCACCTATACATTGGATAAGGTGAGTGACTTAGATGGCAACGATTAA
- a CDS encoding Maf family protein, producing MQTVFQYQKEGDREQISSYVLLSNSPRRKQLLGFLQPQIASVEVDERGIEEHFMKQFATDDFLTRAAKTCCEISKAKSDMDLVTGHLYISADTIVVSDGKIFNKPQDLTEAETMLRSYFGKSHHVVTSVCLRTSHSLDVFYTVAQIDFVDYYPALEEAIQSYIREKQPLDKAGAYGIQELDPRFVAGISGDVHTIIGLPVAEVSRRIFGSGKKEFVKQVFISSC from the coding sequence ATGCAAACTGTATTTCAATATCAAAAAGAGGGGGATCGTGAGCAGATTAGTTCTTATGTTCTGCTTAGCAACTCCCCACGTCGTAAACAATTATTGGGATTTTTACAACCACAAATCGCATCAGTTGAAGTGGATGAGCGTGGTATCGAGGAACATTTTATGAAACAATTCGCTACAGATGATTTTCTCACTCGAGCTGCAAAAACCTGTTGTGAAATTTCCAAAGCCAAATCGGACATGGATTTGGTAACTGGCCATCTCTACATTTCTGCGGATACAATCGTCGTGTCAGATGGGAAAATTTTTAACAAACCTCAAGATTTGACAGAAGCTGAAACCATGTTACGTTCCTATTTTGGAAAGAGCCATCACGTTGTAACATCTGTCTGCCTACGGACAAGTCACTCACTGGATGTTTTTTATACGGTTGCACAGATTGATTTTGTGGACTATTATCCAGCCTTGGAAGAAGCGATTCAGTCCTATATCCGTGAAAAGCAGCCGCTGGATAAGGCCGGTGCCTACGGTATTCAGGAGCTTGACCCACGCTTTGTAGCAGGTATTTCTGGGGATGTTCACACCATTATTGGTCTACCTGTAGCCGAAGTTTCCCGCAGGATTTTTGGGAGTGGGAAAAAAGAGTTCGTCAAACAAGTCTTTATTTCTAGTTGTTGA
- a CDS encoding YdcF family protein, giving the protein MTVFFWLFLAAISLFALIYFWERRSIFISLFALNILVWALAWIISTGILENNEILRLLAINMAMVLFLALLSGPFVLLFTLYLNGFQILKREGVRFHNFLSMGLAVALTYYLFIAPFVVQSLSGISFFIMLFLYVSFLVSYAIIISMLYTTSSFVNLVNLFPGKLDYVVVLGAGLIGDKVTPLLASRIEKGIAIYQKHPGSKLIMSGGQGPDELLAEAQAMANYALEKGIPEEDIVIENQSTNTEENLKFSYALMKPGSRFALVTNYYHVFRALLLARKLKIKCIGYGAKTKFYFSLNAFIREFVGYVVMSRKTHLVFLSIVSILYLIGMIISLML; this is encoded by the coding sequence TTGACAGTCTTTTTCTGGTTATTTTTAGCGGCTATCAGTCTGTTTGCTCTCATCTATTTCTGGGAACGGCGGTCGATTTTTATCTCACTGTTTGCCTTGAATATCCTCGTCTGGGCTTTGGCATGGATTATCTCAACAGGCATTCTCGAAAACAATGAAATCTTACGTTTGCTGGCTATAAACATGGCTATGGTGCTCTTTTTAGCCTTGTTAAGCGGTCCATTTGTCTTGCTTTTCACACTTTATCTGAATGGCTTTCAGATTTTGAAGAGAGAAGGGGTTCGCTTCCATAATTTCCTATCCATGGGACTGGCGGTTGCCCTGACTTACTATCTCTTCATCGCTCCCTTTGTGGTTCAATCCCTTTCAGGCATCAGCTTTTTCATCATGCTGTTCCTCTACGTTAGTTTTTTGGTGTCATATGCTATTATCATCAGCATGCTCTATACCACGTCTAGCTTTGTCAACTTGGTCAATCTCTTTCCAGGCAAGCTTGATTATGTGGTGGTCTTAGGTGCTGGCTTGATTGGTGACAAGGTAACGCCACTTTTGGCTTCGCGGATTGAAAAAGGCATAGCGATCTACCAGAAGCATCCTGGCAGCAAGCTCATCATGTCAGGCGGACAGGGTCCTGATGAACTCTTGGCAGAGGCGCAGGCCATGGCTAATTATGCCTTGGAAAAGGGTATTCCTGAGGAAGATATTGTGATAGAAAACCAATCAACCAATACCGAGGAAAACTTGAAATTTTCCTATGCCCTGATGAAACCTGGCAGTCGCTTTGCACTTGTAACCAATTACTATCACGTTTTCAGAGCTCTGCTATTGGCACGAAAACTGAAAATCAAGTGTATCGGCTACGGAGCAAAGACAAAATTTTACTTTAGCCTAAATGCCTTTATTCGGGAATTTGTTGGCTATGTGGTCATGAGTCGAAAGACGCATTTGGTATTTTTGAGCATCGTGTCAATCCTTTATCTGATTGGAATGATTATCAGTTTAATGCTTTAA
- a CDS encoding ribonuclease HII → MATIKEVTALLAQVDSLDSPVWAELAQDVRTGVQSAIKKRRKELEKEAAEDARLEAMLCYEKALYENGVELIAGIDEVGRGPLAGPVVAAAVILPKGCKIRYLNDSKKIPKSKHEAIYQEVMERAVAVGVGVKGAAVIDQVNIYEATKLAMLEALGQLSQVPEHLLIDAMKLDTPLPQTSIIKGDANSLSIAAASIVAKVTRDKMMADYDKEFSGYGFAKNAGYGTSEHLEGLNKLGITPIHRKTFEPIKSMVAGGN, encoded by the coding sequence ATGGCAACGATTAAGGAAGTGACTGCTCTGCTGGCTCAGGTGGACAGTCTAGACAGTCCTGTCTGGGCAGAGTTGGCTCAGGACGTGCGAACAGGGGTCCAGTCTGCTATCAAGAAACGCCGTAAGGAGCTGGAAAAAGAAGCAGCAGAAGACGCTCGCTTAGAAGCTATGCTATGCTACGAAAAAGCCCTTTATGAAAATGGGGTAGAGTTAATCGCTGGCATCGACGAAGTCGGCCGGGGGCCTCTAGCAGGTCCTGTGGTGGCAGCGGCGGTTATCTTGCCCAAGGGCTGCAAAATTCGCTACCTCAACGACTCCAAGAAAATCCCTAAGTCCAAGCACGAAGCTATCTACCAAGAAGTCATGGAGCGGGCGGTGGCAGTCGGTGTGGGCGTCAAAGGTGCAGCTGTCATCGACCAGGTCAACATCTACGAGGCGACCAAGTTAGCTATGTTAGAGGCTTTGGGGCAGTTGAGTCAAGTACCTGAACACCTCTTAATAGATGCTATGAAGTTGGACACACCTCTGCCGCAAACCTCTATCATCAAGGGGGATGCCAACAGTCTCTCTATCGCAGCGGCCTCAATCGTGGCCAAGGTGACGCGGGACAAGATGATGGCGGATTATGACAAGGAGTTCTCAGGCTACGGCTTCGCAAAGAATGCTGGTTATGGAACGTCAGAGCATTTGGAAGGCTTGAACAAGCTAGGCATCACGCCAATTCACCGTAAGACCTTTGAGCCCATTAAGTCTATGGTAGCAGGGGGAAACTAG